The genomic segment CAGCCGGCCCGGAGCTCGGGAGAGGGATCTTCTCTGAGTTTGAGCCTCAGATACCACCCCCGGTTCAGCAAAGCTCAGTCCCTGGCAAGGAAGGAGCGTACAACCCGGCCTGTGTTCGACTGCGAAAGAGACTTCCCTGCGGTGATTTTAGGAAAACGTTTTCCTGGAACAGGTAAAACAAACACTGTATTCAATTCTACTAGAGAGCCCCTTGGAAGGAATTCCAGGTACATACCCATGAAGCAAGGTAAAAGCAGAGTGAAGCACTGAGCAGGAACCCCTGCGCTACATGCTGAGCACCATTTATCACTCTATGCCAGCAGGCAACTGGTGAGAACCTCTTACTTAGAGACACATTTCCCATCAGCTAATTAAATTAAGCTCTATATTTAGTAGTTCATACTTGCTCTTAAACCGACCTGTTTCACCTGGGCGGTTGCTGGGATGGGGGAACACATCACATTACTATACACAGTCAGTCTTTCTGCGAGCGGACGCTGAGCCCGAGCGGCAAAAAGCCGgtataaaaatgcatgtttgcTACAGAATCCAACCGGTCACTGCTTGCCAGGAACAACGTCGGAGTAATCTTTTAATACTCCGGCCAAATGGTCGTTGTGAGTCTTAAACCGACGTTTCTTCTGAGAGGCtggtttcttcctcctctgaatGGGAGCctaggagaagaaataaaacagttgtCAAAAGACCTGCCCTCCCGCTGCGACGTGCCGTGTGTCAGAAGGAAAACCTCCTCCCTAAAGAGCAACTATGCTTTTTCTCCTAACGTGTTGTACAGCTTCAAGCAGAGGCTGCCACTCGCGGGAGTTCTGGCATTTACCTCTTCTTGAAGCTTCCTGGATGACACCGGCTCAAACAAGTTATGAAAATCCTGACTGCCGGCTACAGCATTGCTCTTCACAACTTCTTAAAACGGGTCACACTTCCCAAAACCACACAAAGTGGCTGTGCAAAGGCTCACCAATGTGTTCTGGAATGAACACTGCGAGGTCAGGATGGGGGAATCTCTTAGAAAGATCGATAATTTGTAtctcttactattttctttggTCCAGCGTCTTGCATGGAAGAAATACCCTGCCGTTTCAGATACTCTTCAATTTTCTCCTCATCCATGGAATCCACAGGGATGCTCCTCCACAGCTTCTGAAACTCtgaaacaccaaacaaaccTCATTTTACACCTCGATGAACAAACCCTGGGTGAGCCCCCGCACGAAGGGAAAAAGCCAGACTCGATCTGAAATGCTGCGGTGTCCCGGCGTGTCGGTGTGTGGCCGCAGGGACGCGGCGATCGGGGCCAGCAACCACCCATCACACAGCCCTTACCCGCTCCGACTGTGGATGCGCTTCCGAAAAACAATcccaaaccccaaccaacaGAACAACAACCACCCCCGACGGGAAAAATGAGCCAATTCTCATCTGTGCAGCTGCACATcgggagcacccatgggtgacgTGTGCTTTTAATGTCGGTTTGCTACAGTCTCTCCTTTTGCCAAGCATCTCTATTGCCGTGTGGATTGCCAACGTGTCCAATAAGCTTCTGTTCCAAATTGTTTGGAGAAGGGCAAGAGCCACCCACAAATAGCAGCTTTATTTGCGCGTCTTCGGCTGCCGCCGCCCTGGGAGACCTGTCACCTTGTAGTCTGATTTACTCAAGAGTCAAGATGTTTACTTCAGTGGGTTTAAGCTCGTTTATCGCTGTAATATAATACATGCCGTGCCGTGGAGTTAATAAATCACTAGAATTCCTCTGGTGTTAAAAAGATGAGAGATACCTTAaaagccacagcagcaggaaaaaaaaagacagagactGTAAGTCTTAATTAGAGCAGCTGCCGTCTGCCCGCACACCCTGTGCCCCGCGCAAAGTCCCGCGGAGCCTCCGGAATGTCTTCCCCAGGCAGCGGCTGGTACGATCCTCCCTCCCTCGCTCCCCGGGCGGTAAGGCAGAGATCTCCTGTCAGCAGGTTTGGCTAACAAACTATAAATAAAGCACGAGGCACACAGAGCAACGCAAGACtgaattttttccctttctttccggATAAATTTAGTATACAGTTGTCAAAACAAGCCCCATTTCTGCAGCTCGGGAAGCCGTCCGATGCGGCAGGCGACGCAAGGCTCTAGACGTGCTGCACAAAAGGCGTACGTAACAGATTCGGACCAGCTCCCTTCCTAATGCATCTTGTTTTCCTATCAAAGCACAAGCTTTAAGTCTCAGGTCTCGctttcctcctgctgccagcagtAAGGGGCTGGTCGAGCTTtccaggaaacaaaagaaaggaatttCACAATGTTCATTTTTGGTAATGCAGCATTTTTGAAGAGAACCAAATCCTGTCAAAATGCCACTTTTGGTGACAAGGGACTAGTGCTCAGCGTGTCTCTCGTTCGGGCTGCACAGCACAGACGACGTAACGCAAGGACTGACGTGGTACTCGCGACGTTCTCCGTCTGCTCCGCCGTCCTGGGCGTGATCCCGCGCTCCGGGCACAGCCCGCGGTCCGGCTGTCACACATCCCCGCTCACCTCACCCTGTGCGGCAGGTGCACAAGCTGTGTCGTGATCAAAGCCGAACACGCAAGACAGATTTCTCAGCCATGAGTGCTCAGATTAAGTCTGAACAGGGTCCTATCGCATCCTCCGGTCTGAGCAGAACACGCTCTTTAAaggtatttctttcattttcatgtgCCCTCCCTGTCCTCAACAGGACTGGGCTGCACACCGAGACCTGCCAGCGTTTGGGAATGTAAATCGGAGGGCGGGTGTGCAAACGCAGGACGGTGCTTTGCGAGGGGCCCTATTTCACGTCAGGCGTTTCTGCAGCTCACACAGTAAGTGATGAGGCTTCATACCAAGGCGTGAGTGTCAAACAGATCCCTGTAAGACACAGGCACGGTGCACACTGAGTGATAACAGAGCAGAGACTTGATAACTTCAAAATGGCACGTGCCCTTCTACTTACGGTGTCCTGCTACAAACACAAATGATGTGTCTCCTTCTTAGAGTCCATAATATAAGAATGAATATGCCCcagtgcaaaagaaaaagccgAGGATGTGTGCTTAAGGTTAAACTGGTCTGCATTCTTCTAGGGAAcagaagtgaaaaattaaacactAGAAAATCAATGGCCAGCTCTTCGAGGATCAACACGCACGCAAGTGCTGATCAGGGTTAATATCTAACCACGGCATTTTGCACTTCTTGTCGTGCAGCGGTTATACCCCCATCACACTTTCACATTCACCCTTTTAAACTAAGCCAGGAAATACGAACATAACAGTCACCAGGAATGAAAAGCGCAAAGCTAAAATGGACTTTACACCCGGATAATTTAATCTGCTAACTGGCTGCACCAGAGTCACTACACAGCATCTGCAACCCCATTTAAAAATTCCTCCAGAAATCTGGCTGCATTCAGCACTATTGCCTTCATCCCAGCAACTGCAAAAGAACTGTAttcccctgccccagctccaTGTAGGGAGTTAAAATACCTTAATGCTCAGGAAACGGGGAAATCACCAGAGCAAAGCCCCCTGGAAActgcgtagatgaggttcttatggacatggtttagtgacaggttaatggttggacttgatgacctcgagggtctcttccaaccaaaacgattctacgATTCTAAACACTCAGTGTGAAAGGGCTGGTTTGGAATCCAACACATGGGATAAAGGTGGagaagcacagagctgctgccctcccaACAGCTGCGAACACCAGCGATTTGTTTTGAAGGTGCCATCTAAAGGGAAAAGGGGATAGATCTGTCATCTCATCACCAAACCAATTCAGTGTAGCACCAGACATGGAGCTAAATGCACCAagtgaagaaagagagcagctgTCTGGCTGGCACTGAACCATTTCCACGTTACCTGTCAGATTTCTTCACAAGTCTCCGAGGACTATGCCCCTATCAGCTAGGGAAAGCTGAGACCTTGGGAATACACTATCTGAGTTATTGTGACATCCTCTCTGCAATGCGAGAATCCATGGGAAAAGCTGGCAATAACTACAGCTCTCAAGAAATAAATCCTCGGCATTTGTAGCTGCGCTATTTCTGCGCCTCCAAATTCACAGCCTTGACCTGGGACAGAGATTTCACTCAGCTTCTTCGCAGAGAACCTGAAATAATGTCACCCTGGCCTTTGCTGTGGCTGCAAGCAGCAAAGCAGGGGTCACCACTTGTAAAAGGTAGATCATGAGAGaggctctcctcctcctctcctctcggGAAGGGACTGTCGGCGCAGAAAGCTCGCCATGTGCTGCCCTGCTTCAGCCAGGAATGGAGAACAGGCCCAGGAGCACGCGTTCCTGCAGCACACACAACTGTTACCATGACAGAGCACATACACTTTTCCTTCTCCGTGTCCTCTACACCATCAGAGCACAGCAAAGGTGAGAGAGTCTTCTATCAGATCCACTAAACTATTCAATAGACCAGCCGGAACATGCATCTCATAGctatggaaggaaaagaaaaaccctgCCCAGTTGTCGAGACAGCTCGGCTTCACCTGACTGCAGCAAGCTGACAAGTCCTCCTACCGCTGAGTCTGCTATGACAAGATGGGTCCCAGAAAAAATCCCCTGGGGAGAAATTTCCCAAGGGTTTCAGGTGCTGTGAACCCCCAGGAGACAGACACGTTTCCAGTGAAGAACTCTGGAGTCCTGATGGCAATGCAGATCTTCCtcagaagagacagaaagttgtgatcatagaatcactgaatcattttggttggaagacacccgcCAAGATGGggtccaaccgttcccccacccctgtccctgccccatgtcctgagaacctcatgtccgtctgtccagccctccagggctggtggctccagcactgccctgggcagcctgttccaatgccccacagccctttggggaagaaattgttcccagatccaacctcaacctcccctggcacaacctgggTGATGCTGGCACCCAAGGCAGGTGCCTGGTGTCTTGCCTGGACTACGAACAAATCCCATGTGCAATATCTTCCAATTTCATCACTAAAGTATTTTAACTTGTGAGAAACAACACCACTCACGGGCTGCTCCCTTGCTCCTCCAGATCACTGACTTCTGGTCTTTTAAGGAACGAGAGAAGGGAATGAGATCATGAGCTGAAGGAAAGGCCAGTTTAGACGTTAACATCTGCAGCATCACAATGCCCTCACTTAAACCAACAAGCTCTGACCTCCAGTCACCACCACGCAGCAAAGCAGAGGGCAGCACAACCAAGATTTTGCAAACACCTTCTCTTTCCAAAGTACCCGGGGGTAAGGATGCACAGCCACCCCAACTTCCTGCATCGCAGGGTGCCGCACTCGGAAAACAATTTGTGCTGTCATTTCCCGAGTAGTTACTCTCTTAACACGCTCCCTGTCTATAAGCGCTTACATTTAGGGAGCACAGTCATGGTTACACGGCTGCACGGTGACTTCGGCGCAGCTCGTCCTGCCCACTTCACCTGCTCTCGCAAAAAGGTTGAGATGGCTTCTGGAGATAAACTGCTACATCACGCTGGTAATAAAATCTGCCAGAGATTAAAATAGCTTAAAAATCTTCAGTGAGCTGAGCCGAAATCTGAGCACGGGACAAGAACAATCCcagagcagaagggaagaaataaCTGAGTAGTGAGGAGGATGGAGTCCTGCTTCCCAACAGTCCCAGAGGCACAGCGCTGGGTTTCCACCAGAAGGAAAAGGTGCTCTGTGTGCCCCTGGACCACCTTTGAATTCAACACCAGAACCCCAAGTCATCGCTGATCCCAAGCGACTTTTATACTGTTAGATTTAAGAGGCTTTGGCCATTCCTTGGATCTCTTCAGAGGTGCTTAGCAAGGATATTGAAAAACATGTACAATTAAGTATCCACATTTTTAGGTGTTAAAATACTTCCTGTATTGCCTTACAATCTCTATCAGTGAAGCAATCAGACTGGCTTTTGGAAATGCAGCCGGCACGGGGTGAACGCTTGGTTGCAGCCCAAAAAGGCAGTGCTTTACTTGGCTGGAGCACCCGAAATCTAGTCCAGCTTGTATAAACGCTTTCAGCTACACACCACTGACAGAAGATTAATTAGTCAGGAAGTCAAGAAGGAACACGCGCAATCTGAACCCTCCTTGGCTAACCAcataaaaggaagaacaaaagctGTTCCTTACTGCACAACCTCCTCCGGTTCCCTGGAGATGCCAATATATAGGTActgcactgctgctgcagcacgtcggcatttgttttctaaagcggagaaagaaaagcttgtTTGGCCACCAAAACAACTGGGTACAACAACAGGACACATAACTTTTAGAGggtctccagcccagccaacACACGTTCAGACTACAGAGAGAGGTGTCGTACGCAAGAATCCTGCAGTGAGGAGCGCAGAGCCCTGATTTCTAAGGATAACCACTAAACTAGACACATATTTTGAACTGTCACCAGCTGCTAGATCAAAGAGCCTGACGACGCTTCAAGGCTTACTTTGCAGCCTTCTAGAAAACTTCATGCTAAGGTTGCTGGAGATAATGAGCTGAAAAGCACTGCTAAGGCAGAAAGGTGTCATAACTCATCCTGCACGCAGGGAATTCTGCCAGCGACTCCCTAAGAGACGTGCTTGTGGTGCTCTGGAAGGAATCGGGAAGCAAAACCGCTCAGGAAGGACGGGTGTTCTTCACCGCAGGACAACACAGCTGGAGGAAAGACCCATCTCAGCTGCAATGAGCAAGTGAACCCGCTCAGGAGATGCGGCATACGCAGGCAGACCACAACATTCACAAGAGAGAAAGTGTTCTGCCCCCTCTCAGAACAAAGCACCATCGGGAGcgggagaaggaaaacaaacccagcaggaacagaacaaaagaagaaacctAAAAATACCGCTTTGTGATCAGCTGGGAACGTGCTGCCACCTGCGGATGAAACAGCCAAGCCACCTTGAATGCAACGCGCTGCACACCAGCGTCCTGTCCTTACAAAAGGCCACCAGCACGGGGAGATTAACGGCTTCAACGCTTTCTTTTGAGGGGTTTTcgagttgtttggttttttaattttcttttaggCTTTTCCCCGCTTTCATAGCAATGGCTCGCTTTGCTCACTGCTAAACACATCAGTGCTAAAATATAACGTATTGTATATGCACAGCCTTGGAATGATACCGGCTACCTGATGAAGGGTTGGCAGATGTCTCTCGCTACATCTTAGTAAAATGGGTTCTTATATTAAACTCCAGCTAATCCTGGAGCAACAGGATAGAAATCTCCCTCTGCTAACTCTTTTAGAGTGGCGGGATGCCTGTTATCTGGAAAAAATGGCATGAGAAGGAAGGATCAGCAATCGCGACTGTCGCACAGCCAGTGGTGGCTAAAGACTTAAGAGATTTATCTGAACAATATAGCATTGATTTCTAAATGTCTTGGCCACGTGAGGATCCTGACGGAGACGCCACCTGAACAGGATGAGCGTCAATGGTAAATTCAGGCATTTGGGAGGCGACGAATTCCCCGGTGAATGCAGAGTACAAGCTTCTCATTCTGCATTTCACATACAATTCCGATTGCCACTATCAAGAAGCGACAGAAATTATGGTTTAAAGAGAGATTCACTTCAATATTTTGAAagagtttttatattttttaaatgcaggtgTCACATCCACTTAATTATCTTTGTGGAAGAAAGCTATTATTACCGAGAGTACAACTGCGGTACATAACAAATAAGTTAATGATACACATTCCCAGTTGATTAATTCTATTGAAAATAAAGAGTCTCTGTGAGCTAGTCAAGGAAAAAAGAGCTTTGTGCTTTGTTCTGCGGTCCTGTAAGTGGAGCAGTCCAAGTTGCTATCAAAGCTCTTCCCCTTTTTCACCATAATGTGACATTCTATGGGAAGACGGCTTTATGTGGCACGTGGCGGTTTTTAGTCTCCTCTGTACCGCTGCACTTGAAGGGAACCGCTGGATTCTGGGCACCAGGTTCCAATGTATCCATCATAAAACAGTGGATAATACCCCTGAACTCATTAGTCTTATTCTTGTGTTAATATAAGGCATTTTCCTGACACCTGGATATACCTAAAATTTCATTATCACCTTAAAAGACTGCTCTACctgaaaactgcttttataTATACAGGTGCTTCAGATTAATTCAAATCAACTATCACGGAAACATCTGTAAAGCAACACCCACCTTCATCCACAGTAAACTGACAGCTCTTGTCATTGTAGAAAAGAATTTTCTTCTTATCAGGGCGATTAACAAAGATGATCTGGTCCCCTAAAGCCTcgaaaacaaatgcaaaagaatAACTTTAAATCATTTTGTTTCCAGGAAGAAGGATTCCAACTTGAACAACAGACCCAGACCTTGCGCGAAGAAAAGCACAACAAACCAGAGAAGCGGCAAAGCAGCTTGCCATGAAAAGCATCCCAACTGGAGGCTGATGGTAAGTACGCTAATGAATCTAAGACGAGGTACGGAGGACTGAGATCAAGGTATAAAACCAGAACTAAATGCCTACAGTTGGAACGCAGGCGATCAAAAGCCTTTTGTGAGAAAGAGCTTTGACAGCTGCACTGAGACATCCAGTCAAATCTGAAAGTCAAGGATGGAATACAGAAAAAGCTACAACATCAGACCTTCTGAAACAGCTGTTGAGCTCTCACAAGAACAGGAAAAGCTCAGGAGAAACTTCTCTTTTAGCCTCTGCCTCCCGTTTGAGGAGCTCAGCAGACGGGCTCGCTGGATCGCAGGCGCGCCGCTCACCTTGATGGCTTTCTGTGCGTTGGGCAGCCCCTCCTCGATGTCTTCTAACAGGATTCCTCCCAGCCCGCGCTGGTCGTGCTTGTCCAGCAGCCTGAGCAGAGCCTTCTTATCTTTCAAGTTGTACTTGGGTTTGAAAGCATACTTGCCATCCACAACTTCTATTTTCGGATTGTTGACCAGAGCCTGTAACAGCAACATACATTTCAAACCTTGAAAAAGCGTTGTTTTCGCCCAGTGTGCTTCCGAGCAGCTAGAGCGCGTCAGTCACACGCTACAGCTGCCAGTCTGCAGGTCTGAGTTTGAAATGGGTTTCAAATCCTCGGATCCTAGATCCACCAGCCTAGGCATAATTCACTGCAACACAAAGCACCTAAGGAGGATTAGTATAATTCACTTAATGCCTGCGGGCTCCAAAGTGTGTGAAGCCTCTTAGGGCAGAAAGCCGCACACGTTCCTTTTTggagaaaggaatgaaaataaaaccaagaggGGACGCAACAAAGCGTGCTTTGGCTGAACTATAAAGTGCAAACGACACCTCTGTTTATTGAGCTCCTGTCACATGGATGTTATGAATGTGAAATGCGTTACCCAGGGATGAACAAAACAGGAGTTAGGAAGCAGCTGTAGAAGAAACTGAGAGGACCCCTGCACAGTGGCAGTTTACTTAGGATGGACAATTGAAAGGATTTAAGATACGCTCCCAATGAGTTTTGCGGTGCAGCCAGCACCACAAGGGCCGTTCACCTGTGACGGAGGACAACTCCACCCAGTTTGTTCTGCAGATGTCAGCCTGACcccaaaaggagaaagagaagagacatggaaagaagaaaggagggaaaacacGTACAATTCAGATTTACCATAATCCTCTGATGTCAAATTAAAATCCAAACATACGTTTTCTTTACCTCGCTCATTAACCATTGTTTCTGTTTGAGTCCGATATCTAAATGCTGCGTTTCATCCAAAATCTCCTCCAGGGTTAAGGGGTGTGTGTCCCCACGCTGGTGCCGagtctggaaaagaaaacaggatcTATTAGAGCTCTGGACTTATTTTATTCAGCGACTCAATTATGTAACTAAAATTGGTACAACGTGATGACAAAACCACTTCAGAAAAAGCAGGACAGACACGATCCACACAGCACCAGAGTTTCAAGTTGGGCTTTTTGAGA from the Columba livia isolate bColLiv1 breed racing homer chromosome 4, bColLiv1.pat.W.v2, whole genome shotgun sequence genome contains:
- the GTF2E2 gene encoding transcription initiation factor IIE subunit beta isoform X2, whose translation is MEASLLRERELFKKRALSTPAVEKRPAPSADSASAKKKKAKVEQGGSSGSKQNTDHSNGSFNLKALSGGSGYKFGVLAKIVNYMKTRHQRGDTHPLTLEEILDETQHLDIGLKQKQWLMSEALVNNPKIEVVDGKYAFKPKYNLKDKKALLRLLDKHDQRGLGGILLEDIEEGLPNAQKAIKALGDQIIFVNRPDKKKILFYNDKSCQFTVDEEFQKLWRSIPVDSMDEEKIEEYLKRQGISSMQDAGPKKIAPIQRRKKPASQKKRRFKTHNDHLAGVLKDYSDVVPGKQ
- the GTF2E2 gene encoding transcription initiation factor IIE subunit beta isoform X1 — protein: MVSLPFSWWRGRAMEASLLRERELFKKRALSTPAVEKRPAPSADSASAKKKKAKVEQGGSSGSKQNTDHSNGSFNLKALSGGSGYKFGVLAKIVNYMKTRHQRGDTHPLTLEEILDETQHLDIGLKQKQWLMSEALVNNPKIEVVDGKYAFKPKYNLKDKKALLRLLDKHDQRGLGGILLEDIEEGLPNAQKAIKALGDQIIFVNRPDKKKILFYNDKSCQFTVDEEFQKLWRSIPVDSMDEEKIEEYLKRQGISSMQDAGPKKIAPIQRRKKPASQKKRRFKTHNDHLAGVLKDYSDVVPGKQ
- the GTF2E2 gene encoding transcription initiation factor IIE subunit beta isoform X4, with product MEASLLRERELFKKRALSTPAVEKRPAPSADSASAKKKKAKVEQGGSSGSKQNTDHSNGSFNLKALSGGSGYKFGVLAKIVNYMKTRHQRGDTHPLTLEEILDETQHLDIGLKQKQWLMSEALVNNPKIEVVDGKYAFKPKYNLKDKKALLRLLDKHDQRGLGGILLEDIEEGLPNAQKAIKGTRSSLLIALIRRKFFSTMTRAVSLLWMKSFRSCGGASLWIPWMRRKLKSI
- the GTF2E2 gene encoding transcription initiation factor IIE subunit beta isoform X3 — protein: MVSLPFSWWRGRAMEASLLRERELFKKRALSTPAVEKRPAPSADSASAKKKKAKVEQGGSSGSKQNTDHSNGSFNLKALSGGSGYKFGVLAKIVNYMKTRHQRGDTHPLTLEEILDETQHLDIGLKQKQWLMSEALVNNPKIEVVDGKYAFKPKYNLKDKKALLRLLDKHDQRGLGGILLEDIEEGLPNAQKAIKGTRSSLLIALIRRKFFSTMTRAVSLLWMKSFRSCGGASLWIPWMRRKLKSI